A genomic region of Dreissena polymorpha isolate Duluth1 chromosome 4, UMN_Dpol_1.0, whole genome shotgun sequence contains the following coding sequences:
- the LOC127878141 gene encoding FMRFamide receptor-like: MNSSSSNATTASTTNTSGLAPINQFELWSPFEILRETAPHVITIDRVVTPIWYIIGFIGNPISAKIWLSRKVSSSNSSAVYFGSLAIVETLYLILHVIYELHVAWGYNTYHKRVSCEIFNFLFLTPQYMAPMLVLGFTTERYIAVCHPFVKEKYCTVTRAKIVIGCMSATSVVLGLVQVYIWAFDDVLGCVFRPSTIGFHTVWTWITEMLLFLVIPVACLIINVLVIREIKRIQIQSEAHGQGANPASTTTLLCVSFYFIFTLLPATIVYAIQTSILQGDPYLRLDKWASDPTWKAYFVYLTIRKVVEEICLSNYASYFIIYYVTGVYFRRAFTDLFKWAHFSKRRKSFNRATTSDYSPTCNGKALCSETFVLNEMDDQ; this comes from the exons ATGAACTCCTCCAGCAGTAATGCCACGACTGCATCCACCACGAATACGAGCGGGCTTGCGCCAATCAATCAATTTGAGCTCTGGTCACCGTTCGAGATTCTACGTGAGACCGCCCCACATGTGATAACCATTGACAGGGTGGTTACCCCTATTTGGTACATCATTGGCTTCATCGGGAACCCAATCTCGGCCAAAATATGGCTTTCAAG GAAAGTGAGCAGTTCTAATTCCTCTGCAGTTTATTTTGGCTCCCTTGCCATTGTTGAAACTCTGTACCTTATCTTGCACGTGATTTACGAACTTCACGTGGCTTGGGGTTACAACACGTACCACAAACGAGTTTCCTGCGAGATATTCAACTTTCTCTTTTTGACACCTCAGTACATG GCACCAATGCTTGTATTGGGATTTACAACCGAGCGATATATCGCCGTCTGCCATCCGTTTGTCAAAGAGAAATATTGTACTGTTACCCGTGCAAAGATCGTAATAGGCTGTATGTCCGCTACTTCGGTCGTGTTGGGACTGGTCCAAGTATACATTTGGGCGTTTGATGACGTTCTCGGGTGCGTCTTTCGTCCTTCCACAATAGGGTTTCACACTGTATGGACATGGATAACGGAGATGTTGCTTTTTCTTGTAATCCCGGTTGCTTGCCTCATTATTAACGTGTTAGTAATCCGAGAAATAAAGCGCATTCAGATACAAAGTGAAGCGCATGGACAGGGGGCCAATCCAGCCTCAACAACAACCTTGTTATGTGTctcattttatttcatatttacacTGCTTCCAGCGACAATTGTTTACGCCATACAGACATCTATTCTACAAGGGGATCCATATTTAAGGCTTGACAAATGGGCAAGTGACCCCACGTGGAAGGCATATTTCGTTTATCTAACAATACGCAAAGTCGTTGAGGAAATATGTCTTTCCAATTACgcgtcatattttattatttattatgtcaCTGGGGTGTACTTTAGAAGAGCATTCACTGACTTATTTAAGTGGGCACATTTTTCAAAAAGGAGAAAATCGTTTAATAGAGCAACGACTTCCGACTACAGCCCGACATGTAATGGAAAAGCACTGTGTTCTGAGACATTCGTGCTCAACGAAATGGATGATCAGTGA